Below is a genomic region from Xylanibacillus composti.
GCAGAGGTTGAGCGAACGGAGCGGATCCGTGACGCCGAAGTGACTGAGGGGCTGAATCCGCTGACGGCGTTGGCTGCTTGGGGAGCTAATCAAGGATACGAGGCAGCTGAAATTGCCGATTTGCAGGCTATAACGATCACACTGATGGAGGGGACGGCAAATGGCTGATCTAACAGAACATTCTACAGCTGGAGAAGCGAAGAATTTTCTGTTCTACCATATGAATTCGACTAAAGCTGTCGATGGCGTTTCAGAGATACCACGTTCCACAGTGAATTCAAGTTTGACTAAGGAACAAGCATGGAACGTCTTCTTCGGAGCGATTATGAAAAAAGAGGATTCCGAGCCCATTCACTATCTTGCACTCCGGAACATGATCCGGGAGTTCGGCTCCTACTATGAGGACGAGGCTGCAAGTTGTGGTAACAACCACATGACGTGCATCGGCTGCGGCCTGCCACCCGATCAAATCGAGGAATATATCGAGATGGCACGAGAAGAGGGAACGACTCCGGAACAGTTCGTAATGTCAGAGGAAGGCACTTATAACGCATTTGAACCTGGTCGATTCTATTGCACTTCATGCTACGTCAATGCTGATATGCCAATTATCGGGGAGGATAGCGCATGATTCCACTTCGTCTCATCATCCAAAATTTCCGCGCCATCGAACACGCCGACATTGATTTGTCGGCTGTCTCCTTGGCAGCGATAGCCGGCCGGAACGGAGCCGGGAAGTCATCGGCTTTCACGCTAGCGCCGCGCTTCGCTCTTTTCGGTGACGTGATAAATGGCGTGTCAATGGACAACCTTGTTCGACGTGGTGCGCAAGAGATGTCGGTTGAATTTCAATTCGAACACCAGGGCAGCTTGTTCCGAGCGATCCGGACGCGTAGCACGAAAGGCAAAGGCAAGTCGACGTTGGAGCTGCAGGAGCGCGTTGGCGACAAGTGGGAGAGTCGCAGCGCTGAGAAGATCACGGATACAGAGGCCGTTATCCGCAATCTGCTCAACCTGGACGACGAGACGTTCACGGCCAGCTCTATGATCCTGCAAGGCCAGGCTAATGCCTTCACCGGCGCGACGGCCGGCAAGCGAAAGGAGATCCTTTCGCAGATTCTTGGCCTTAATGTTTACGAGTTGTTGCAGGAGCGTGCCCGCCAGCGGGCCAACCTGCTGAACATTGAGATTGAGAAGACCAAAGACAAGATTCTGACGCTGGACGAGCGGCTGTCCCACCTCCCCAACAAGGAGGATGAGTTGCGCAGTCTCGAGGAACTGAATGCGTTTACTCAAAAGCAGCTTGCTGACAAGGAGTCGTCCGTTCGTGAGCTGGAGGCGAAAGTCACCCTTCTCGACAACAAGCAGGCACGCTGCCGCCAAATCGATCAGGACGTGCAGGTAATTGACCAGGAGACCGCCAGCCTGCAGAATGAGCGGGCAGACTTACAAGCGCGTCTCGAGCGGGTCGAGAAGATACTGGCCCATGAGTCCGAGATCTTGGCCAAGTCGGTCGAATTGGAGGCAGTCAAGGAAACGATGACCTCCCTGGAGGCTCGGAAACCGGAGTTGGAGAGGCTGCGACGCGATCTGGCTGCGACGGAAGCGGATCTGCATCAAATGGATGAGGGCCTGATCAAGTTGGCGGAGCGCATCAACATCCTGAAGCTGCAGCTTGCTGATCGTGAGAAGATCAAGCAGGAAGCCGACGAGTACGAGCGCGAGTCGGGGCGGCTGCGGGAATATGAGGAGAAGGCCGAGCGTTGGAACCTGTTGGAGGCAGAATTGGGTTCGCTCGATGCACAACATGCAGGAGAACTGCTTCGGCTCGATACCGAGGAGCGTCGCCTCAAAGAGAAGATCGCCGCGCTCGAGGAGCAGGAGGCACACATCCATGATAGTGGCTGCCTGCCGACCTGCAGGTTTCAGCAAGCGGCCGCGGTCGCCGTGGCAGAGCTACCGGGTTTGCGTCGGAGCTTGGCTGAGTTGGACTGTTCTGCGGCCAACGCTCTTGCGGATCTGATCGCCGAAAAGAGGCGTGAGCAGCAGGAGATCGACCACGATCCCGAGGAATTCCGCGTCTGCAAAGCAAAGGTTGTTGCGCTGCAGGCTGCCGCTAACGCCTATGCTCAATTGGCCGGCAAAGAGGAGCTGCTGCAACAATTGGAGCAGCAGCATGAGGAAAAATTGGCTCGCAAGGAGAACTCATCGATCCGCCGAAACGATCTGCACAAGCAATTGACGATCCTTCAGGCAGCACTCTCGCCGGTGCCGGAGCTTCAGGCGCGCGCCGACAGTCTGCAGCCATGGGCCGAACTCAAGGACTCGATCGGCGCGGCACGCGAATCTTCGACGAATGCCCGAGAGCGCATCAATGCCATTGATCGGGAGATATCTGGCAAGCAAGAGCATCGGGGCAACTTGCTGGCGGAGCGTGGCGGCTTGGAATTGGACGTGCTCAAATATGACGCGATTAACTTGGATCTATCGACCACCCGAGATGCACTGAAGCATCTCCGCAGGCAGCTCGCCACACAGGCTGAGCAGATCGGCGGGATCAAGGCGGTGTTGGCTGCTCTTGATGCCGATCAACAGGAGCGTGGTCGCCTGGCAGCCGAACTGGAGCCGAAGGCGCTGCGTTGGACGCGGTATCAGACGCTGATCAAGGCTTTCGGCAGGGACGGCATTCCGGCGATAATCATTGAAAATGCGGTGCCGCAGCTTGAGCGGATCGCAAACGAGATCCTTGGCCAGATGAGCAAAGGCAAGCATTACGTCCGCTTCGAGACGCAACGAGAGCTGAAGAGTCGGGACGGCGTCGCCGAAACACTGGACATCATGATCGGCGACTGGACGGCGGAGCGGCCATATGAGACATTCAGCGGCGGCGAACAGCTCCGCATCGACTATGCAATCCGCTTTGCCCTGGCTGAATTGCTTGCACAGCGTGCAGGCAGCAAGGTCGAGTGGCTGACGATCGACGAGGGCCTTGGCTCTCAGGATGCGGAGCATCGTTCTCTTGTTCTGGATTCTATCAAATCCGTGGCGGATCGATTTAAGAGAGTCCTAGTCATCACGCATATCGAGGATGCCCAGGCAGCTTTTGATCAAGTGATCCGCTTCGAAAATGCGGACGGCGGTGTCGAGGTTCATGTCGACTGATCCGTTGTATGACGACTACGGCGTTCCATTGATGCAATCTATGGTCGGGGAACGTATATGGTCGCTCTACAAGTCCGATCCGGCGGCTTTTAAGAGGGAAGTTAAGGCATACTTCGCCCGAGGCATGGCCGGATGGACGGTTGTGAAAGCCAGCTACCAGCACCGCACTATTTGGTTGCGAGATGACAGGAGGAGACAACCTTGATTGATGACATTACTGTTTTTGATTTTGAGACCACCGGCATCGATCCAAAGCAAGACCGCATAGTTGAGGTCGCCGCGATC
It encodes:
- a CDS encoding AAA family ATPase — translated: MIPLRLIIQNFRAIEHADIDLSAVSLAAIAGRNGAGKSSAFTLAPRFALFGDVINGVSMDNLVRRGAQEMSVEFQFEHQGSLFRAIRTRSTKGKGKSTLELQERVGDKWESRSAEKITDTEAVIRNLLNLDDETFTASSMILQGQANAFTGATAGKRKEILSQILGLNVYELLQERARQRANLLNIEIEKTKDKILTLDERLSHLPNKEDELRSLEELNAFTQKQLADKESSVRELEAKVTLLDNKQARCRQIDQDVQVIDQETASLQNERADLQARLERVEKILAHESEILAKSVELEAVKETMTSLEARKPELERLRRDLAATEADLHQMDEGLIKLAERINILKLQLADREKIKQEADEYERESGRLREYEEKAERWNLLEAELGSLDAQHAGELLRLDTEERRLKEKIAALEEQEAHIHDSGCLPTCRFQQAAAVAVAELPGLRRSLAELDCSAANALADLIAEKRREQQEIDHDPEEFRVCKAKVVALQAAANAYAQLAGKEELLQQLEQQHEEKLARKENSSIRRNDLHKQLTILQAALSPVPELQARADSLQPWAELKDSIGAARESSTNARERINAIDREISGKQEHRGNLLAERGGLELDVLKYDAINLDLSTTRDALKHLRRQLATQAEQIGGIKAVLAALDADQQERGRLAAELEPKALRWTRYQTLIKAFGRDGIPAIIIENAVPQLERIANEILGQMSKGKHYVRFETQRELKSRDGVAETLDIMIGDWTAERPYETFSGGEQLRIDYAIRFALAELLAQRAGSKVEWLTIDEGLGSQDAEHRSLVLDSIKSVADRFKRVLVITHIEDAQAAFDQVIRFENADGGVEVHVD